In Mytilus galloprovincialis chromosome 1, xbMytGall1.hap1.1, whole genome shotgun sequence, the following are encoded in one genomic region:
- the LOC143068997 gene encoding M-phase inducer phosphatase-like, giving the protein MLSRRLFDTCDDFDVMPASISSLSFDSTPVKSDDLMSVMTPNIKRSLFPDDDEDSGLGMDDHITFTPSLTKSAKRQRTEDVNSTCSKRPKVCTNIKAVVTKLEENEDLIADASRLYTLPTVTGKHTDLKSITPQTLTDVLNGDYDDVISDYKIIDCRYPYEFEGGHIRGAENMYLHETILTLLQQPTKDKQIVIFHCEFSSERGPKMLRFLRSKDRELNKENYPSLNFPEVYLLDNGYKAFFNEQSDLCDPVNYRPMLHSDHSEDLRHFRVKSKSWTAGEKRRYTKRSMRF; this is encoded by the coding sequence atgctTTCAAGAAGATTATTCGACACATGTGATGACTTTGATGTCATGCCAGCATCTATATCTTCCCTGAGTTTTGATTCTACACCAGTAAAGTCGGATGACCTTATGTCTGTGATGACTCCAAACATCAAACGAAGTCTGTTTCCTGATGATGACGAGGATTCTGGTCTTGGTATGGATGATCATATTACTTTTACACCTAGCTTGACGAAATCTGCCAAGAGACAGCGTACAGAAGATGTCAACTCAACATGTTCAAAAAGACCAAAAGTTTGTACCAATATAAAAGCTGTGGTAACAAAACTTGAAGAGAACGAGGACTTGATTGCCGATGCTAGTAGATTGTATACTTTACCAACTGTTACTGGAAAGCATACTGATTTGAAAAGCATCACTCCACAGACACTTACTGATGTTTTAAACGGGGACTACGATGACGTTATCAGTGACTACAAGATCATCGACTGCCGATACCCGTATGAATTTGAAGGTGGGCATATCAGAGGAGCAGAGAATATGTATTTGCACGAGACCATTTTAACTCTGCTTCAGCAACCAACGAAAGATAAACAGATCGTCATCTTCCACTGCGAGTTTTCGTCCGAAAGAGGCCCTAAAATGTTACGATTCCTCAGAAGCAAAGATAGAGAACTCAATAAAGAAAACTATCCATCACTGAACTTTCCAGAAGTTTATTTACTAGATAATGGTTACAAGGCATTCTTCAATGAACAGTCAGATCTATGTGACCCAGTGAACTATCGGCCAATGCTTCATTCTGACCATTCAGAAGATTTGCGCCATTTTCGTGTGAAATCAAAGTCATGGACAGCTGGCGAGAAACGAAGATATACCAAACGATCAATGAGATTTTAG